The Tachysurus fulvidraco isolate hzauxx_2018 chromosome 10, HZAU_PFXX_2.0, whole genome shotgun sequence genome segment CAGGTATGCACTGACGAACCATATTTTTGTAGTTTTAAGTTTATACTGTCATGTTTAATACTCTGCCCTGTATAAGTTTAAGTGTACGGAGTTACTGCGATTTCTCagtttctgtcttttctctttCGCTTTGTCCCTTTCGCGCTTCTTTCCCTTTCTTCTCTTGTCCTTCTCCCTTTcttgctctttttctgtctATCTCCCGAACGAAAGAGTGTTActgatgtgtgagctgaggCTGCCGTGAAGGCCTgtctatataaaaatacattctcTATGCAGACCAAATCCAGCGACCTCCTGTCTTTCTTCACCCATTCTAAACACAACGCAGATCATAAAAGCATACGGTTACACGAGCACCTCTGATCAAAAAGAAGGGTAGTTTAACAATGCCACAGTTACTCATTTTGTCGCAGTTATATTGTAGatatacattaataatattcacaagacGTGATATAGTGGTAGCTTCTAACATATATGCACACAATATTCAAGCAACACTAGCAGTCACatgatataaatatgatatcAAATAAAGAGACTGATTTTTTCTTTCCAGTTAAACAACGATTTGTAATTAAATTTCATACAatcattgtaaataaaagacctCAGCAAGAGAAATTTCAGAAAGCTCAAGAACCAGCATAGTAGAAACATAAATACAGAAGTTAAAGAATgcaaataagaaatataaaagatACGAAGCTATAGATAAACTAATATCCTTAATTCATTATTCTCAAGATAAAGATACAAACAGTGGGCCATGTAGTGTCCATATGTACTCATATAATTACGGAGTAAAACTCGTTAGGGTTTAAGGTTGATAAGGTCAACATGGATTCAGCACCACAAGAGTGGACAGCGAAATGCAACACATAGCTGTGTATTGCTTTTGTAACTGGACGAATTAAAGGCCATTTTCAATTATTGCTCAGTGttcatataatttttatataataagttTAGCTCCACAAGTTTAGCTCCACAACAATGAATTGGACAGCGACATACACATAAATCAAATAGAGCTACATACTCTCTTTTACCCTAGTTTCCTAGCCAATAGTGAGGTGTTGCAGTTGTCTGCGTATAACCTCCAAAGGTGGTTAATAtagcgatttttttttcttctgcaattattcttatttttcttcaatTATTTTTGGGATTCgtttaatagtttaatattaGTATGAgttataattatttgtaatgtttgtaatattttaaaaaattgttttgtaatAATTACAAAACTCTAAATTGAACCTGTAGGAACTCTGTCATGTTGACTCTGTCAACTAGGTACCCGTTGCTTAACTGAAAGTGACAGTGAATTttaaacaaacaccatgttGTATAAACAACCCATAGGACTTTATTTATGcacatacaataaaaacagaccGTGCAACACACTCCATATATTCCTGTGACTACTATCAACTTCTGTAAATAGTTCAGATGTTTTCTGACACTTTTATATGTTTCAATGCTATATTTTCTATATCAAAGTAAATTTCGTTTTTATCTAAATTTATGCAAAAACCTTTTtatgtactgtgtatggttgtgtttgattaataaaatttcataaaattgaatttgtgtttgattcatttttgttattcactaCTTACTATTCTTTACTATGACCTAAAAAGATAGCTCAACTGGGTTTAAACAGATAACCTTAGTTATAGAGACCTAATTACAGTGTGTGCAATGAGTAATATTGTCAAGACAGACTGTTGGTCGTGTAGTGTATGCACTGTTACTCTATTTCTTGAATAACACAGCTAATTTCTTTAACTAGCAGATGCTTTAAGCCGTAGAAAGGGGTAGATAGTTTAAGCATTTTTTACCCTCATGTATTCTTACTGATATAGTGTTAAATATGATAGTAAGATATATTAAATTAACTGGTTGTCTAGCATCTTGTAAcaatgtttattatagtgttaaaGGGATAGACTGTAAGAGAGAGCTGATGCAGAGATTTAAGAGAATGATTATTACTATCACGTAGCTACTATGACTTTGATTATGGCTTTATGCTCAAAGTAACAAACCccataaaaattaattttaaattaatgagtaataggcacaggctcccgtgacccgaggtagttcggataagcgatagaaaatgaatgaatgaatgaatgaatgaatgaatgaatgaatgagtaagaCTTTACAATACTATTCATATTCCATAgttacagaaagaaatgtgtacaTATAATAGCGCATTTAGTATAGACATCctgtttgtattatatattaaattataaaacatacagaaataaacatttttggatgtaaaataaattagGATTTTAATGCTTTGAGGAAAATGCATATATGTtggatttataaaaataaaatataaaaagccTGAACTTTTTCCTCCATATATAGCATTGTTTATTATGGCCAAACAGTTTGATCAGACCAGAGTTTGTTCATCCCTGTGGGTTTATTCATGCTTCCTCACAAACAATGCAGTGTCTGTGTGGTtccaagatttttatttttgcatacaATTATTGATGTGCTTATGAAAATTGTTAATTAAAAAGAACCGAACTTGTGGAGGTAAAAAATTATCTTCTGCCATGGCTGATTTGTGTTGATAATCTCGGTGACAAACGCCAGGgattaaaagtatttttcttcttttaaatatgtgatttttttatgaataaaacttatacttaaacatatttttcattattttattaataaaaaagaagtaaaagctTAAAATCTCTATCTTGCAtgttataaatgaaaaaaaatagcttataaatatgaaaatgaagaAAGGGTGATTTTTGTGCTTGTTTACTTACACAAGTACTTACTTACTCTTTATTATACTCTAAACCTATGGAGTGTCACAGGACAGGCTATGGATATGTTGACAGCATGGGTGTGACACTATCAGTGTCTTCTTCAATCGCTATGTCTCTCTTATGCATATCAGTGCAGAGGTCAGAAGGATCATCATCACAGTTTGGGACCTAATGACCTTGCCTTAAATGTGTGTAACACAGAAGTAGTATCAGACAGAATGCTatgattaaatgtatttttagtttCTAAAACTGAGACACTGCAAAGAAATATTAGATAAGATGGTAAATCTGGGAAGAGCACAATTGTAATTTTGCTATTTGTTGTGCAAATTTGTCCTCTTAAtagtttattacatttctttccattgtAAACCAATACCTTCACTATATTGAGATGTTGAATATTTTTAATGGTTTCCACGTGCATCATAAGCGACCTCTAGCGGGAGACCAGAACTGGAGAAAGACCAGAACTGGAGAAACTTTAATGATAgaagctgtaatgtacagtatcaaAGCTGTAATGTACAAGGAGAGAAACATCAAGTctcaaaaataaatgtcatgaaTCATAATGTcaatattttatgttaaatctAATGTCTAATGCTAaatgtagaaaacaaaaaaacaaaaaagaaaagaaaagaaaagaaaagaaaagaaaagaaaagaaaagaaaagaaaagaaaagaaaagaaaagaaaagaaaatattattgTGTGGTCTGCAGAAGTCCAAagttgttttctttgttaagGAGggatcaatttttttttttttatctaatctTAGACATAGCCGAGCATAGTGTCATAACTGCTAATAAGATAATCCATAATGATTGACAGGTTGTAAGAATGAAAGTGAAGGATTAAATGAGTATGGGTCAGAGATTGgtgttgctatggtaactgAAGAACTATTCTATTACTAATAGAGGACTACATTAACCTGACTGCTTGACCGCTGCAGAGCCAAAGTTATAGTCCTAAAAGAAATTATTCAGAGCCAAAGTCATTAGtcctaaaataatttattctcacTATTTGATATGCACCTTTTAGTGTATTAAAAATCAGTGTTCTTCTTTTCTATGTGTGTAAATGGTAAATTGTTTTAgtgtattttatgtttaatcAATGTATGCATCATTCTATTAATCAATGTATGCATCatcatatttatgtataaaatcaCACGTTTTTTCAAGTGCTTTGGCATATTTCCCAAACAATTGTAAAGTTCTCAAAACATTAATTATGCAAGTACCCTACTAATTTAAACTGTAAGAATTCTATTATTACAAATTCAGTACAAATAATTTTGTCCAATTAGAGAATTTTTTAATAACTTAATTTGTGTCCCTTGGTTTTATTCCTCCCCTCAAATCTTTAGGTCTAATATCCTATATacgatgaaataaataaatgtaaactgcTAACCCATATGGAAAaagaagattaaaaagaaacataACCTCAGGGATCATCCATAACTTCATGTCTGTCTGGCTGCAGCTTTTCTTCTAGCTGAACTGTATGTGCAGTACAAATCTGATGGGTAATCAGCTGCGCTATTGAGCTAGTAAATTTATAGGTTGCAGTGCAATATTTAATCTCTTGCAAGTCACGTTTCACCTGTTACCAATTAAAATGGCATTATATCTCCAGATTACTGACATTTCTGATTGCTGAGTGGATTATTTTgcacaaaaaatatttgaaaatgagGATGCTAATGAATGCATGTGAGAGTAAGACAGATcataacaaatgaaaaacaaggCAATTCATCTCAGTGCATCACAATGACAGTGATAGGCAGCTGAATGCATAATTTTCTGTGTGAATTCTGTGTGAATGCAATAAGTAATAACCAACTCATGAGGTATGTAGTAAATAGAAAATAGCACTTGTTTCAAAGCAAATGAGAAAAGACATATAATGTGTACTAATTGGAATTTATGCAAAGTAATGGGTTAATGTTAATGGGTCAGTTCATACGTAGTATTTTTAAAGAAGCAAACCCAGACAACTGAAAGCATATGAGTGCTAAACTAAGCATGGTATTGTTACATTAATGTACGTTAGTACACAAAAAACTGATTGTTTGTCAGTCTCCTtgaaacatacatacatagtatACATCAGCCTTAGTACAGATTAGTACATACATAGTATACAGTAGTCTTAGGACAAAATTAGTAAATACATAGTATAGATTAATCCAGACTAACCCTccaaataaaagtattttaggATTATATACCTGTAACTGTGAATATAGTATACAGAATCCccttcaaaaaaaaagatgaaagaatAGATTTACTGGACTTATCTCACTAttctaaaatgttcattttctgagatttaatccATTTAATCCAGCCTGCAGAAAGATAAACTTTAGTGTGAAGAAGTGGGTGAGTGCCATGGAGACCGTTTCCATCACTCCCTTGTAGTGTGAAAGGACACGTGGCAAACATAATTAGCTTTGCTCTGTGGTCTGATACACATCTACTGACATTCTGAACTCATTTCCAGGGTAAATTAAAATCCAAAAGGGCACCAGGGAGAGTGCAGCACATTCAAAAGTATGTCCAATGTGGCATTTTAAGGTTGGTTTTAATTCCCTGCAATTCCCCTCCCTCTCACTTTGagtaattaaaatgatattttggaTATGGAGCTGCTTGGTTGTTTAGAAAATTAATCTAGGTTGTTCCCTATAGCCTATAAAGGAATGTAATCCAGACCATTTGGATGTGTGAAGACCTTTTTCTAATATTAAGAACAGTGAAatgatgctgcagaacatatgTTTCCATGAGGTTATCATGTTTTtcatacttttttgttttcttgtggaAAAGTATGGTGGCATTCCTGCATACATGACCCGCAtcagcaatcaatcaatctatacACATCatgaaacagaataaatgaatCTTTTAGAGAAGTGAttaccccacccccacacagagacaccaatataatttcttaatgattattttaatgcattattatttaaaatattctataATTTTTTAAGCTGGATTTCTTGCTGGTATTAcatttaatactttatttaccTAGTACAAAAAACTtcaaaagtaattaaaacatCATTAAATATGATTCATTAGAATCATAactaagaataagaaaaaaaaatcttaaacctttaaacaaaatgtcttcAAAATGTGTTCAAATGTCCTTATCATCCGACCATATCTcactaaataaaaaagctgtATTAAAACtggaaaaatataatataaggtTTCTTAAATGGTACATATATCAGATGTCATAAAGTAGAACCCTCTCAGAGTAAACCAGGTTATTTCTtagaaaaatacataatacaaatgaaaatgtGTAGAATTTATAATAGACATAGCCTATAATACTCagaaaaaatactttattatcAGAATTTATACAATGATGTACTGCACTAGATGCCGTAAGTCAGTTACATGGTTTGCATACATATTAGTATTGTACATGATGTTCACTGTAAAATAACCATGTTAGACTGATTCACCTTTTTAGCTGAGCAACCAATCAATGCAAGGCTACGGCCTGAAGTTTCTGCTAAGTCAGAAAATTTGCACAGCGGCCAAAGGGTATGTAATGCTCACAGTCTACCTAATATGATTGTCAAAacatatagtaataataataataataataataataataataataataataataataataataataataataataataataataatagttgcaTGAAAATGTGAACCATAATCCGAATCCGTGTTGTGCAATGATCTTGAGTTCATCAAGGATACTTTCTACAGTTCTTCAAAGGTTATTAATTTTAGAATGTCTAAGCCACATTAGTCAGTGCCTATCATGatgatgtgtaaaaaaatataacagaATTTCCTTccttaatttcattcattcattcattcattcattcatttgttcattcattcatactgACCACCTTTTTCTGGTCAGAGTCACAGTAGATCTGGATATTTTTCACTGTTGCACCGATTTACACCTATAGGTGTTCCTAGAGTCATTGTAAATCTTAGAATAGGCAACTCACTTGTTGTATTTTTGCAAGAATTTTTGGAGAacccaagaaaaacaaaatagataTGTAAAGCATTGCACAAATGGTAACCAGAACTCTATCCTTTCATAATTTAACAAATTATATTCAGGTTCGAATTCATCCAGATGTCCTTAACAAATAAGATGTTTATCTTTGAATCTAAGCTTTCTTCCAACCCTTGCTAGAGTTTAAAGCTTACTTAGTCTTTCATTTTATGTGCCACAAACCTACAAACATCTCAGATATAAAGTAAAAAGAAGCATACAACCCTGATTAGAAGTTTAATGTAGCTGTAAAATTAGAGCAGTATGGTTTGTATAGATAGGCTCTGCTTTGGTTGCAATTAATATTTCTTGACTTCTTTCACCATATTTGCTTCCCCCCCACATGTTCTGTCCACCAATTCACACACTGTTGcagtctctcttctttttcactatTCATTATACAGGTCATTATTGATGACCTCAGTACCTGTTTCATCCCTTGGATCATAACTGCTGGGGGAAATAAACTTGCGCTTCTTGCCAAAGGTGGAAAAAGTGTTGTGGACATCAAGCTCACTGCGATTACTGGGACGCAAGGTACAGAGGGCAGATGGAGTCCCAGGGATGTAGACATTGTGATGGTAGTCAGGTGGAGGATGAGCATGTGATTGACCTGAAGGCTGCTGCTTTTGGGGTGTTTTTGTGGGGGTATAGCGTGGTGTCCATGCCCGCTCAGGGAGGCCTGTTGCAGGTGAAGGCATCTTACACTCTGGGTCagaaaaaatgaagagagatataatacatataaaagaATACTCCATATAgtatgatataatatatatacaatgtatatatatatatatatatatatatatatatatatatatatatatatatatatatatatatatatatatatatatatatatatatgtaacattacAACCACTTCATATGCAGAAACTATCCATCTGCTTTCATTACAAATTTGTAAAAGACATAAATACAATGTTGCCATAAGGTTATATTTCAATATGTAGGCAGACACTGTGTACCAGTTAACACTGAATAGTTATGTCCTTACTAAATAGGTCAGTAAATGTTCTACTTACCTCTTATTCGTGTTCCCCATGTCCAGTACTGTCCTGCAGCCACTGGATTTACATAATTCTCAGAATCAGTCTGCATGACTTTCCTCATAAGAGTGCCATCCATATTAACTGAGttataactgaaaaaaaaatcacagagatCATCTTGATTACTATATgggatatataaaatatatagtacAACTGTGCctgcatatctctctctctctgtgtgtgtgtgtgtgtgtgtgtgtgtgtgtgtgtgtgtgtgtgtgtgtgtgtgtgtgtgtgtgtgtgtgtgtgtgtgtgtgtgtgtagtgtgtgtaaaaaaaagaacaagtgaATGGTGTAAGTGATGATAACGTGAGTCAGCAGGTCAGTCTAATGTGTGATGGTCTAATGTTTTGAAAGGTATTCTGCAGGAAGACACACATGCACTGCACAGAGAACATTATagaagtgtgtgcatgtgttatttACCTTTTCAAAGTTGATGTTTGATTCTTGGCCAGAGCCCAGTTAGTATTGTCTTGTTTTAACTGCaacataaaattaaatttcaaaCTCTCAAGAAAACTATAAGGGTgtttattcgtgtgtgtgtgtgtgtgtgtgtgtgtgtgtgtgtgtgtgtgtgtgtgtgtgtgtgtgtgtgtgtgtgtgtgtgtgtgtgtgtgtgtgtgtgtgtgtgtgtgtgtgtgtgtgtgcgtttgcgtgtgtgtgtgtgtgtgtgtgtgtgtgtgtgtgtgtgtgtgtgtgtgtgtgtgtgtgtgtgtgtgtgtgtgtgtgtgttcccctgACTTACGACTGCCATCTTGTGTTCAAAAGTATGAATGATTGGATTTCTTCGAGGGTGAACTAAATTTCACTCCACTTGTGGGCCGAGACGCAGCGGGGGGAGAGAACAAAGCCGCTCCTGTTTGTTCTGAGTTAAAACCAACGACTACAGACTGATTCCGCGCTCTATTAATTCCCTCAGAACCCGTGATAGGGAGAGCGGGGATGTAAGCAACTTATTAGATTAGTCATTTATAATGCTTTACCAAAAGCAATTAAACCACCATCGGGATGAAACAAGATACGATATTAATCTTCAGAGTAATCCGCACCAGACAGAGCAttaattagaaaacaaaaatatgtttaatcGTTCAGTGGATTAGAAGCACGtcctttaatatatttttatccacTGATGTTTTCCTAACTTCTAAAGAACTGACTTCGATGATATAGGAAGCTGGAGTGTCCTTCACAGTCGTTTGCACATAGTCACATTTCACTCCGACTTTATTATCTTCAGTGTTAAAATTGAATAATGTTATGTGTAAAACCTATTAACATTTCTGacacctttctttctctcatgaTGAAAAGTTCcagttttatatttagttttaaataaataataaattggaCCTATATTAAGTACTTTTAAAGTCCAGATAGTTCCATCTAGTGGATTCAAAATATAGCTCAAGTGCAgtgtctttccttctctctctctctctctctctctctctctctctctctctctctctctctctctctctctctctctctctctctctctcacacacacacacacacgcacgcacacacgcgcacgcacacacacacacacacacacacacacacacacacacacacacacacacacacacacacacacacacacacacacacacacacacacacacaaacataaattaTAGCAAGATAAAGGGATCAATGAAATCTATCAAACAGAATAGCTCTAATTTTAAGTCCATTGCTCATATTATACAGCAAATAATAGACACGTCTTTTGCGTGTGCCCTTGAGACAGTTGGGTGCCCTTGGATGCTTAGTAGCTAAATcaatcaacaacaaaaacttacaaataaagatttataattGATAGGGTTGACCTTGTATTCAGAGAATCGGTGAATCACATATTGCAGTTTTTGCTACAACATCTGTATATTGACTTTTATTAGCACATAACATCCTTAGTAATAGAAAATTAGAAAACGTCCTTAGTAATAACTAGATGCTAATGAGAATGTAATGATGTTTTTAAGAAAACATCAGGTATATTGTGAATACTGAATTCGAAGGAAACTATGCAGGCCTCTGGCTCTAAGCAGGGGAGCTATGTCTGAAGAAAACAGAGAGACGGGTGAAAATAGTTGGTCTGTAGGAAGCAGTGTGAAGAAAGCATTTTGTCTAATGAAGGCAGTAGATATAAAGAAGGCTACACATAGAACCAGTATTATCTCAGTGAGTGAGACCCCTTCGCTTGTGGAGAACAGCTGCTGGTCGAGACGTTCTCGTTTGTTTTTAATCGAGTTTATTGACATTGACAGCTGCAGTATACTTCTTGACATTTATTATTGTAGCACTGAGCATATACGATGTACGagtacacaaaaataaacacccATAAGTTAATTCATCACTGGTGATTTTCCTGTGTATTTCCTGGGGATTCTTGCTTATACTCCAGGATTTCGGTTTGAAAGTCAATTAACTTTAAGCTGTTGATTTACATTAGCAATCAAGAAAGTTATGTTTATTagcttgtcattttttttttcattacagaaTAAAGCTTACATAACCATGACAGACTGTCAATATACTGTTTCTCTGACAGTTATATAAAGCTGCATTTTACCTCGTTAGGGGTTGTTGCTCCGTTATTAGCTGAAGAGGCGCGGCTCTGTGAGCTCCATGCCAGATTTTCAGTCTCCTTAGCTGCGTTATTTCTCGGCGTGCTCGGACTGTATGACTTCATGAACATGAAGTCACTCTTAGCTGATTCGGGTGTCAGGCACACCTTGTAGCAGTAGTTCTGAGCCGTGGTCCCGGTACTGTTCTCCACACAATTCGTGGGCACCTTCGTCCCGGTGGAAATCTGCATATTCAGGTTGGACTTTTTGCATGCTTCGGCGGGCGGCTCGAATTCGAGAGTGCAGCACGTAGAACCGATAGAAGAAAGACTAAAACCTCCAGGACAGTCCCGGTCTTTGTAGCACTTCAGCGCTGCCAGTACGATGATGGCTACTAAGAAGATGAGTGATACCACGCTCAACGAGACGATCAGATAGAGGGCGAGGTTAGAAGGCACTCGGCGGCTGAGAGCATGTTCATCGATGTCTGACAGAGACTCCGGCACGCCGTCCACTAGCGTCAGAATGAGGGATGCCGTGGACGAAAGAGAGGGTTGCCCATTGTCCTTGACCAATATAACGAGTCTGTGCCTTGTGGCGTCTTTGTCTACGAAGCGGCGGATGGTCCGAATTTCACCGGTGTAAAGAGCGATGCTGAATAGCCCTGGGTCCGTGGCGTGGAGCACTTGGTACGAGAGGCGAGAGTTTTGCCCGGAGTCCGCGTCCAGGGCTGTAATTTTTGCTACGAGGTAGCCTGCGTCCGCCGACCTAGGCACCGTCTCTGTGGCTGCCGTGCCGTTCTTGGGCAGCGGGGAAACGACTAGTGGTGCGTTGTCGTTCTGgtccaacacaaacacactgacagtcaCGTTTCCACTCAACGGCGGGAAACCGGCGTCCCGAGCCTGCACTCGGATCTGAAAGTTGCGGAGCTGCTCGTAGTCGAAGGAGCGAAGAGCGTAAATGTTACCATTGTCTGAGTTAATAGAAACATACGTGGACACTGGCATGCCCCTTATTTGACCCTCGAGAATAGAGTAGGATAAATAAGCGTTCTGGTTAGAGTCCGGATCTATTGCGCTCACAGAACAAATGGACGCGCCCGGTGCGTTATTCTCGGTAACATAGACGGTGTATGATGGCTGAAGGAAGCGCGGAGGATTGTCATTAACATCCGACACAAGAACATTAATAGTTTTCCCGGTGGAGAGCGATGGCGAGCCTAAATCTCGAGCCGTGAGAGTGATGTTGTGTTCGGCTACTGACTCTCTGTCCAGAAATTCGCTAGTCGCCAATGTGTAATAGTTTTTAAAGGACGAGTGGAGCCTAAAAGGTACGTGGCTGGGGATCTGACAGTCCACTGCTCCGTTTTCCCCGGAGTCACGATCCATGACACTGATCACTGCTATCACGGTCCCGGGAGGCGCGTCTTCCTGAACAGGTGTGGACACAGAGGTCAGGATGACCTCTGGAGCGTTGTCGTTCACGTCCAGTATATCGACAAGCACTTTACAGTGTACGGCCACAGCAGAGGGACCCTTGTCTTTAGCCTGGACATAGAGCTCGTAGACGCTGGCCTTTTCGTAGTCAACTATTCCCTTCACCCGAATTTCACCCGAAAAAGAATCTACACTAAAAAGCTCGCGCACTTTTAAGGGCGCATGCCCGCTGAATGAATATACGATATCACCGTTCGACCCTTCGTCTAGATCTGTGGCGTTGAGCTTGAGCACTAGTGTTCCTCTCGGTGCGTTTTCCACCAGGCTTACCCGGTAAACGGATTTGTCAAATGCAGGGACATTGTCGTTCGCATCCAGTACTGTAACCAAGATTTGAGCAGTACCAGAGCGCAGCGGAGAGCCACCATCCACGGCGGTTAGGACCATTTCGTGCATTTTCTGCTTCTCCCGGTCTAAGGGAGACTCCAACACGAGTTCTGCGAACTTGCTTCCGTCGTTGCGCGTCTGCACATCCAGCACAAAGTGTTGGTTAGCACTCAGCAGGTATGAGCGGAGCGAGTTGGATCCCGCGTCTAGGTCTTGTGCGCTCTCGAGAGGGAACCGTGAGCCCGGCGCGGCAGACTCGGTAATCTCTAGATTGAACTCACTCCACGGAAAACTCGGAGCGTTGTCGTTAACATCTAAGATTTCAACTTCTACTCGGTGCAGTTCCAGCGGGCTTTCAATGACCACCTGCAAGTGCAAGAAACAAACCGGACTCTGT includes the following:
- the si:ch73-233f7.1 gene encoding protocadherin beta-15, producing the protein MDQGLQRRTWSAFRLLMCMCALDRVLAQVRYSVNEERDHGAFVGNIAEDLRLDVTRLSARRFRIVSGARKQYLEVNLENGILFVNEKIDREELCEQSPVCFLHLQVVIESPLELHRVEVEILDVNDNAPSFPWSEFNLEITESAAPGSRFPLESAQDLDAGSNSLRSYLLSANQHFVLDVQTRNDGSKFAELVLESPLDREKQKMHEMVLTAVDGGSPLRSGTAQILVTVLDANDNVPAFDKSVYRVSLVENAPRGTLVLKLNATDLDEGSNGDIVYSFSGHAPLKVRELFSVDSFSGEIRVKGIVDYEKASVYELYVQAKDKGPSAVAVHCKVLVDILDVNDNAPEVILTSVSTPVQEDAPPGTVIAVISVMDRDSGENGAVDCQIPSHVPFRLHSSFKNYYTLATSEFLDRESVAEHNITLTARDLGSPSLSTGKTINVLVSDVNDNPPRFLQPSYTVYVTENNAPGASICSVSAIDPDSNQNAYLSYSILEGQIRGMPVSTYVSINSDNGNIYALRSFDYEQLRNFQIRVQARDAGFPPLSGNVTVSVFVLDQNDNAPLVVSPLPKNGTAATETVPRSADAGYLVAKITALDADSGQNSRLSYQVLHATDPGLFSIALYTGEIRTIRRFVDKDATRHRLVILVKDNGQPSLSSTASLILTLVDGVPESLSDIDEHALSRRVPSNLALYLIVSLSVVSLIFLVAIIVLAALKCYKDRDCPGGFSLSSIGSTCCTLEFEPPAEACKKSNLNMQISTGTKVPTNCVENSTGTTAQNYCYKVCLTPESAKSDFMFMKSYSPSTPRNNAAKETENLAWSSQSRASSANNGATTPNELKQDNTNWALAKNQTSTLKSYNSVNMDGTLMRKVMQTDSENYVNPVAAGQYWTWGTRIRECKMPSPATGLPERAWTPRYTPTKTPQKQQPSGQSHAHPPPDYHHNVYIPGTPSALCTLRPSNRSELDVHNTFSTFGKKRKFISPSSYDPRDETGTEVINNDLYNE